The Leptospira paudalimensis region GAATTTTACTTTCGAGAAACAAACGCAAGTGGATATTATGTAAACCCAAGAAACAAACAGGCAAACCAAGATTCTTTGCCAAATGAAAATTTTCCTTTTGCCAATGGGTCGGGTTCTGGAAAGGGAATTCTTGGATGAACCATTCGATCAAGGGGCATTTGGTTTTTGTATTACATGCCCACCTACCATTCGTTAGACACCCTGGTTATGACACTCCTTTTATTGAAGAAAATTGGTTAAACGAAGCCATCCTCGAAACCTATATCCCTCTGATTCGTGTGTTTCGTAATTTAAAAAAAGAATCAGTTCGGATTCGGATTACCATGTCGTTTACACCGACACTCTCACAAATGTTAGTGGACCCGTATTTACAAAATCAATTCCGTAAGTACATCAAAAACCTGATCTCACTTGCAGGTCACGAAACCAAACGAACAAAGTCGGATCCGCATTTACACTATTTGGCAACAAGGTATCTGGAACATTTTTTAGATACGGAATCAATCTTCGAGGAAGCTAACGGAGATTTGACGAAATTGTTTTTGCCGTTTATCGAATCGGGTGAACTCGAAGCGATGACAAGCCCTGCCACTCACGCCTTTTTACCATTTTATGATTCTGAAAAGTCGGTCTTTCGTTCCCAATTGAAAAATGGACGCAGGACTTTTCGTAGGATTTGGGGTAGGGACCCAAAAGGGATTTGGCTATCGGAATGTGGTTATACGGAATCATTAGAAGAGGAACTCGATCGAGAGGGCTTTCGTTATTTTTTTGTGGACACACATGGCATTACGCATGCAAGCCCAAGACCCAAGTTTGGAGTCTATGCACCCGTGGAAGTGGGGTATGGTGTTTTTGCATTTGGCCGAGACCCCGAGAGTAGCAAACAAGTATGGAGTTCGATCGATGGATACCCTGGGGACTTCCGTTACCGAGAATACTACCGTGACATCGGTCATGACCTTCCTTGGGAAGATATCTCTCCTTACCTTCATTCGAATGGGATCCGCATCAATACGAGTATCAAATACTACCGCATCACAGGAAAAACGGGGGACAAAGCATACTACCACCCTGATTGGGCAATGGAAGCTTGTGGAAACCATGCTGAAGATTTTTTACGCAATCGAATCAAACAAGCAGAACATTTGTTTGCAACAAACAAACAACCGTCAGTGGTAGTTTCTCCGTATGACGCCGAGTTATATGGTCACTGGTGGTATGAAGGCCCACAGTTCATCGAATTTTTATTTAAAAAAATCCACTTCAACCAAAACACCATCCAACTTTCCCACCCACTGGAAGCGGCACGTGCGTTACCAAGGGTACAATCTGTGGAAATGAAGATGTCGAGTTGGGGGGAAAATGGGTATGGTGATGTTTGGTTAAATGAAACCAATGATTGGATTTATCCCCTCATCCATGACCTTAGCATTCGGATGCACAAACGAGTTCATGAATTTGGATCAGGAACAGAAACACAAATCCGCATCCTAAAACAAATGGGAAGGGAACTCCTACTCTTACAAAGTAGTGACTGGGCCTTCATCATGAAAACGGGAACCATGGTGGAGTATGCGGTCCGTCGTACCAATGTGCACACCAATTTGTTTCTCACTCTCGAGGCTATGCTCACAGGTCCCATTGACCTGACCGTTCTCGAGGCTGCCGAAGCCGAAAATAATGCCTTCCCGGACATCAGACCGGAAGATTTTTGCTAGAATCATTCTAAAAGAAATTGCCTAGAGAAACTAGGTTTTGGAAACTGGAAGAGATCGGAGGGTATGTATGACGA contains the following coding sequences:
- a CDS encoding glycoside hydrolase family 57 protein; its protein translation is MNHSIKGHLVFVLHAHLPFVRHPGYDTPFIEENWLNEAILETYIPLIRVFRNLKKESVRIRITMSFTPTLSQMLVDPYLQNQFRKYIKNLISLAGHETKRTKSDPHLHYLATRYLEHFLDTESIFEEANGDLTKLFLPFIESGELEAMTSPATHAFLPFYDSEKSVFRSQLKNGRRTFRRIWGRDPKGIWLSECGYTESLEEELDREGFRYFFVDTHGITHASPRPKFGVYAPVEVGYGVFAFGRDPESSKQVWSSIDGYPGDFRYREYYRDIGHDLPWEDISPYLHSNGIRINTSIKYYRITGKTGDKAYYHPDWAMEACGNHAEDFLRNRIKQAEHLFATNKQPSVVVSPYDAELYGHWWYEGPQFIEFLFKKIHFNQNTIQLSHPLEAARALPRVQSVEMKMSSWGENGYGDVWLNETNDWIYPLIHDLSIRMHKRVHEFGSGTETQIRILKQMGRELLLLQSSDWAFIMKTGTMVEYAVRRTNVHTNLFLTLEAMLTGPIDLTVLEAAEAENNAFPDIRPEDFC